A region of Hymenobacter tibetensis DNA encodes the following proteins:
- a CDS encoding HEAT repeat domain-containing protein, whose product MSDLKKLLETYEDTSSDRVQIIRELEFVEDEGKWPFLINIMINESADDLERIEVLRIIEVTEPPQIYVNRVISNIYNIIIKEGDCNLRNYAVIALKNFKDEKLLNLAKDILLNEDEDLDMRWNAFDALKNLKCGNLFNEIVEKLRNDKEFGKAIGCRLIIK is encoded by the coding sequence ATGTCCGATCTGAAAAAGTTGCTCGAAACGTATGAAGACACTTCATCTGACAGAGTTCAGATTATAAGGGAGCTTGAGTTTGTGGAGGATGAGGGTAAATGGCCCTTCTTAATCAACATCATGATCAATGAATCCGCAGATGATTTAGAACGAATCGAAGTACTACGGATAATAGAAGTAACTGAACCTCCGCAGATATATGTTAATAGGGTAATTAGTAATATTTATAATATTATTATTAAAGAGGGTGATTGCAACTTGCGAAATTATGCTGTGATAGCCTTGAAGAATTTCAAAGACGAAAAATTATTGAACTTAGCAAAAGACATTTTATTGAATGAAGACGAAGACCTTGATATGAGGTGGAACGCATTTGATGCATTGAAAAATTTAAAATGCGGAAACTTGTTTAATGAAATAGTAGAAAAGTTGCGCAATGATAAAGAGTTTGGCAAAGCTATTGGGTGTAGGTTAATTATAAAATAA
- a CDS encoding Imm43 family immunity protein, which produces MNKVLIWYNQPAEQPKGVPDRGDVTYTDDFNSKKPMHGADAPWLDYNHQLMPFPPPSKELKFPDHLFVVVKKHKEVVFDFFSLDVNHKIISKSLLTFLQKHGAKEGYEVAKASVINTKGNVISMKEYFVIRIARFDDKLLDFISDTRVESSTLRNHYLYKDIRIANNTKQQAFFSEKITYGKSLLLSEDLKEEITDKFYAVTMLSPEQYVTAFDNPW; this is translated from the coding sequence ATGAATAAAGTACTAATTTGGTACAACCAGCCTGCTGAACAGCCCAAAGGTGTTCCAGACAGAGGAGATGTAACCTACACGGACGACTTCAACTCTAAGAAGCCGATGCATGGAGCCGATGCACCATGGCTCGACTATAACCACCAGTTAATGCCCTTTCCGCCACCTAGTAAAGAGTTGAAATTTCCTGACCACTTATTCGTCGTCGTTAAGAAGCACAAGGAGGTAGTGTTTGATTTCTTCTCACTAGATGTAAATCATAAAATTATATCAAAAAGCCTGTTGACTTTTTTACAGAAGCACGGTGCCAAAGAAGGTTATGAAGTTGCGAAGGCATCTGTCATTAATACCAAAGGAAATGTCATCAGCATGAAAGAATATTTTGTCATTAGAATCGCTAGATTCGATGACAAGCTTCTAGATTTTATCAGTGACACTAGAGTTGAGTCAAGCACTTTACGCAACCACTACTTATATAAGGACATAAGAATAGCAAACAACACAAAGCAGCAGGCTTTCTTTTCAGAAAAAATAACTTATGGCAAGTCGCTCTTATTAAGCGAAGATTTAAAAGAAGAAATTACAGATAAGTTTTATGCAGTTACCATGCTTTCACCAGAGCAATATGTGACGGCATTTGACAATCCATGGTAA
- a CDS encoding recombinase family protein: protein MPCVAYYRVSTLQQGKSGLGLAAQQQLVRSFVKEEAVLGEFVEVESGKKATRPQLRAAVQLAKSQGAVLVIAKLDRLSRNVAFIASLMESGVEFVACDQPQANKFTLHIFAALAEQERDMISERTRRALQVLKTQGKQLGTPANLTTAVQAQGLAVRQQNARTHEANRQATALIVARRAQGLGYNQIAQELEELGFRTRRGCQFTHKQVQRLAQRAAEQA, encoded by the coding sequence ATGCCCTGCGTTGCCTACTACCGCGTCAGCACGCTCCAGCAAGGGAAGAGTGGACTCGGGCTGGCCGCCCAGCAGCAGCTGGTGCGCAGCTTTGTGAAGGAGGAAGCCGTGTTGGGGGAGTTCGTCGAAGTGGAGAGCGGGAAGAAGGCCACGCGCCCGCAGTTACGGGCGGCCGTGCAGCTAGCCAAGAGCCAGGGGGCCGTGCTGGTGATTGCGAAGCTGGATCGACTCTCGCGCAATGTGGCCTTCATTGCTTCCTTGATGGAGTCGGGGGTGGAGTTTGTGGCCTGTGATCAGCCCCAGGCTAACAAGTTCACCTTGCACATCTTCGCCGCGCTAGCCGAGCAGGAGCGCGACATGATCAGCGAGCGCACCCGCCGAGCTTTGCAGGTGCTCAAGACGCAGGGTAAGCAGTTAGGGACGCCGGCCAACCTGACGACGGCGGTGCAGGCCCAGGGCCTGGCGGTCCGGCAGCAGAATGCCCGCACCCACGAGGCCAACCGGCAGGCCACGGCCTTAATCGTGGCGCGTCGGGCGCAAGGGTTGGGTTACAATCAGATTGCGCAGGAACTGGAGGAGTTGGGCTTTCGCACCCGTCGTGGCTGCCAGTTTACCCATAAGCAAGTCCAGCGCTTGGCCCAACGGGCGGCAGAGCAGGCGTAA
- a CDS encoding helix-turn-helix domain-containing protein has product MPLPSLSPLVPALPLPVLAAPGLRVLDLGTAAGQQGLAPGFSRRPYYSVTLLHGAYALDFEDGEKPATDHTLLLTSPKMPFGYRATAGEQVGVSCVFPETFLTLKNCGYQPVNFPAYQPGQQWIYALSPAQAAPYSALFAKLAAEERTGGAFSENLLRTYLLELLFTAHRLTPTDTFGRTNSTAEVVACAFVRLLEAQFPIESPHAPLRLKTVRDFAGELALHPNYLNRQVKAVKGRTVSSLLAARLVREAQTLLRLTDWHIAQIAGALGFEEPSHFNLFFKKHVYCSPTDYRKQAG; this is encoded by the coding sequence ATGCCGCTCCCTTCGCTTTCGCCGCTGGTGCCCGCCCTGCCACTTCCCGTATTGGCCGCGCCAGGGCTGCGCGTGCTCGACCTGGGTACGGCGGCCGGGCAGCAGGGGCTTGCCCCCGGTTTCAGCCGGCGGCCCTACTACTCGGTGACGCTGCTGCACGGAGCGTATGCGCTAGACTTTGAGGACGGGGAGAAACCGGCCACCGACCACACGCTGCTGCTGACCAGCCCCAAAATGCCCTTCGGCTACCGGGCCACGGCCGGCGAGCAGGTGGGGGTGAGCTGCGTATTTCCGGAGACGTTTCTGACCCTGAAGAACTGCGGCTACCAGCCCGTTAACTTCCCAGCCTACCAGCCGGGCCAGCAGTGGATTTATGCCTTGAGCCCGGCGCAGGCGGCCCCGTATAGCGCCCTCTTCGCCAAGCTGGCGGCCGAGGAGCGGACTGGCGGCGCGTTCAGCGAGAACCTGCTGCGCACCTACCTGCTGGAGCTGCTCTTCACGGCGCACCGCCTGACCCCGACCGATACCTTCGGCCGGACCAATAGCACTGCCGAGGTCGTGGCCTGCGCGTTTGTCCGGCTGTTGGAGGCACAATTCCCGATTGAGTCGCCGCACGCCCCGCTGCGGCTCAAGACCGTGCGCGATTTTGCCGGCGAGCTGGCCCTGCACCCCAACTACCTCAACCGCCAGGTGAAGGCCGTGAAAGGCCGCACGGTCAGCAGCCTGCTCGCCGCCCGGCTCGTGCGCGAGGCCCAGACGTTGCTGCGGCTTACCGACTGGCACATTGCCCAGATTGCCGGGGCACTGGGATTTGAGGAGCCGTCGCACTTCAACCTCTTCTTCAAGAAGCATGTGTATTGTTCGCCTACCGACTACCGCAAGCAGGCCGGCTAA
- a CDS encoding SDR family oxidoreductase, with protein sequence MKVALVTGANKGIGLETARQLAQHQIHVLLGARDAVSGQAAAAALHAQGLAVTFIQLDISQEADIAAATAHIQQTYGRLDILVNNAAVFLDGEWYGNNVETVPPQVLRDTFDINYFGTVALTQALLPLLKASEAGRIVNVSSISGSLGIHLDTAHWFYQMKPYAYSASKTALNQFTIFLAQALQNTAVKVNATNPGWVQTAIGSDQAPLTPAEGARSSVALALLPADGPSGTFTEAGETLPW encoded by the coding sequence ATGAAAGTAGCCCTCGTAACCGGTGCCAACAAAGGCATCGGCTTGGAAACGGCGCGCCAGCTGGCGCAACACCAGATACACGTGCTGCTCGGAGCCCGTGACGCCGTCAGCGGCCAGGCCGCCGCGGCGGCCCTGCACGCCCAAGGGCTGGCCGTCACCTTTATCCAACTCGACATCAGCCAGGAAGCCGACATTGCGGCGGCCACGGCCCACATCCAGCAGACCTATGGCCGGCTCGATATCCTGGTTAACAATGCCGCTGTGTTCCTCGATGGCGAGTGGTACGGCAACAACGTGGAAACCGTGCCGCCGCAAGTGCTGCGCGACACGTTCGACATCAACTACTTCGGTACGGTGGCCCTGACCCAGGCGCTGCTGCCGCTGCTCAAGGCCAGCGAGGCGGGCCGCATCGTCAATGTGAGCAGCATCTCCGGCTCGCTGGGCATTCACCTTGATACCGCGCACTGGTTCTACCAGATGAAGCCCTACGCCTACAGCGCGTCCAAGACGGCCCTAAACCAGTTTACCATCTTCCTGGCCCAGGCCTTGCAAAACACGGCCGTGAAGGTCAACGCCACCAATCCGGGCTGGGTGCAAACGGCCATTGGCTCAGACCAGGCGCCGCTAACCCCGGCCGAGGGCGCCCGCTCCAGCGTGGCGCTGGCCCTGCTGCCGGCCGATGGACCCTCGGGCACCTTCACCGAGGCCGGCGAAACGCTGCCCTGGTAG
- a CDS encoding N-acyl homoserine lactonase family protein, whose translation MKLYIFELGRFIYPGMPQPLPVPGYLIQTDAGQNILVDTGFPEKFIRHPPAPEPAEMAMRPGEYIVDQLAAIGLTPDDIDILVVSHLDIDHAGNLLPFSKADILLQQQQYAAAKAGHPRFTATQEQWDHPRIRFRLLAGDVKIAEGVELIASSGHVPGHQSVLLHLPHTGPVLLTVDAILNATMTDAATRMVDVSADNDAEARDSTRKLMALAQREEAKLVLFGHDSAQWAGVKKAPDFYS comes from the coding sequence ATGAAGCTGTATATATTTGAGCTAGGCCGGTTTATTTATCCAGGTATGCCCCAGCCATTGCCGGTGCCCGGGTACCTGATTCAGACCGATGCCGGTCAAAATATCCTGGTAGATACCGGGTTTCCGGAGAAATTTATTCGCCACCCACCCGCTCCTGAGCCCGCCGAGATGGCCATGCGCCCCGGTGAGTACATTGTCGACCAGCTAGCCGCTATCGGGCTTACGCCGGACGACATCGACATCCTGGTGGTCAGTCACTTAGATATTGACCACGCCGGAAACCTGCTTCCCTTCTCAAAGGCCGACATACTGTTGCAACAGCAGCAGTATGCCGCAGCGAAGGCGGGCCATCCTCGCTTTACTGCTACGCAGGAGCAGTGGGACCATCCCCGGATTCGGTTTAGGTTGCTGGCGGGCGATGTAAAAATAGCCGAGGGGGTTGAGCTGATTGCCAGCAGTGGCCACGTACCCGGCCACCAGTCGGTGCTGCTTCACCTGCCCCACACCGGTCCGGTGCTGCTGACCGTGGATGCCATCCTGAATGCCACGATGACCGATGCCGCCACCCGAATGGTCGACGTGTCGGCTGATAACGACGCAGAGGCCAGGGACAGCACCCGGAAGCTGATGGCCTTAGCCCAACGGGAGGAAGCCAAGCTGGTGCTGTTTGGCCATGACAGCGCCCAATGGGCGGGCGTGAAAAAGGCTCCTGATTTTTACAGCTAA
- a CDS encoding limonene-1,2-epoxide hydrolase family protein, protein MFATPLEVAETFFAHWQANRVEEALALLAADVVYHNFPTPDLIGREAVLKFHVDAGIGTALRANWEVVHLAATGNVVLNERIDNFQHANGFTLTVPVMGTLTIEEGAITVWRDYFDSAHAAQQQAELLRSLA, encoded by the coding sequence ATGTTCGCTACCCCCCTCGAAGTCGCCGAAACCTTCTTTGCCCACTGGCAGGCCAACCGCGTAGAAGAGGCCCTCGCCCTACTCGCGGCCGATGTCGTTTACCACAATTTTCCTACCCCCGACCTTATCGGCCGCGAGGCGGTCCTGAAGTTCCATGTCGACGCCGGTATCGGCACGGCCTTGCGGGCGAACTGGGAAGTCGTGCATCTCGCCGCCACTGGCAACGTGGTACTCAACGAGCGGATTGATAATTTCCAGCACGCTAATGGCTTCACCCTCACAGTACCGGTCATGGGTACGCTCACCATCGAGGAGGGTGCCATCACCGTCTGGCGCGACTATTTCGACTCGGCCCACGCGGCGCAGCAACAGGCAGAACTGCTGCGCTCCCTCGCGTAG
- a CDS encoding MmcQ/YjbR family DNA-binding protein, with the protein MDIEQFRACCLALPFTEEKTPFAGFFPNARDILAFYIGGKIFCYFDLDKFDKCSLKSTPERIAELKERYQAAGNPFNMSPKYWLSVAFNDDLPDALLLDLVQGSYDLVLASLPKKQREQLRQSGAARH; encoded by the coding sequence ATGGACATCGAACAATTCAGAGCCTGCTGCCTCGCGCTGCCCTTTACGGAAGAGAAAACGCCCTTTGCTGGGTTTTTTCCTAATGCCCGCGATATTTTGGCCTTCTACATCGGTGGGAAAATATTCTGCTATTTCGACCTCGACAAGTTCGATAAATGCTCCCTGAAAAGCACGCCCGAACGTATTGCAGAGCTCAAAGAGCGTTACCAGGCGGCGGGGAACCCCTTCAACATGAGCCCCAAATACTGGCTTAGCGTCGCCTTCAACGACGACCTACCCGATGCCCTACTTCTGGACCTGGTGCAGGGCTCCTACGATTTGGTGCTAGCCAGCCTGCCCAAAAAACAGCGCGAGCAGCTAAGGCAGTCCGGTGCCGCTAGACACTGA
- a CDS encoding IS110 family RNA-guided transposase yields MTALSLPVVGIDVSKATLAVCYHPTDQQVKHLEVSNSKAGFQQLVKACGTSCLFVMEATGTYNLALAYYLHEHGGQVAVLNPLVIRRFIQLHLSKGKSDRKDAQWLLRYGQQQAVKTWQPEEAVLVECRQLEQVTEQLLKQKTMVSNSLEALQRQPCVSTLAVKRLQQILKALTQQVEAVEAELLTLLEQRFASEMTLLCSIPGIGRKTAGLLLLFASGFTRLDNYRQLIAMAGLSPREHTSGTSIRGKVRITKTGGGLIRSKLFMCSFSAKKKNAACQALFDRLVAKGKK; encoded by the coding sequence ATGACTGCTCTTTCTCTCCCCGTTGTCGGCATTGACGTGAGCAAGGCCACGCTGGCCGTGTGTTATCATCCCACCGACCAGCAAGTCAAGCACCTGGAAGTCAGCAACAGCAAAGCGGGCTTTCAGCAACTGGTCAAGGCTTGCGGTACAAGCTGTCTGTTTGTGATGGAGGCCACCGGTACCTACAATTTGGCCTTAGCCTACTACCTGCATGAGCACGGTGGGCAAGTAGCGGTGCTGAACCCCTTGGTCATCCGACGCTTCATTCAGCTGCATTTGAGCAAAGGCAAGAGTGACCGCAAAGATGCGCAATGGCTGCTACGCTATGGCCAACAGCAAGCCGTGAAGACGTGGCAACCGGAAGAAGCGGTGTTGGTCGAGTGTCGGCAACTCGAGCAAGTCACCGAGCAGCTCCTGAAGCAGAAAACCATGGTCAGCAACTCGTTGGAAGCCCTACAGCGCCAGCCTTGTGTGAGCACGTTAGCTGTAAAACGGCTACAGCAAATCTTAAAGGCTCTCACCCAGCAAGTAGAGGCGGTGGAAGCCGAACTGCTGACGCTGTTAGAACAACGCTTTGCCTCGGAAATGACCCTGTTGTGCTCGATTCCGGGCATCGGCCGCAAGACGGCCGGCCTGCTGCTTTTGTTCGCCAGCGGCTTTACGCGCCTCGATAATTACCGTCAGTTGATTGCCATGGCGGGCTTGTCGCCGCGCGAGCACACCTCCGGCACGAGCATCCGGGGCAAAGTGCGCATCACCAAGACGGGCGGGGGCTTGATCCGGAGCAAGCTGTTTATGTGTAGCTTCTCGGCCAAGAAAAAGAATGCCGCGTGTCAGGCCCTTTTTGATCGACTCGTGGCCAAAGGCAAGAAATAG